A genomic region of Pseudoalteromonas piscicida contains the following coding sequences:
- a CDS encoding glutathione S-transferase family protein — protein MLTVHHLNESRSTRVLWLLHELDMPYDLVEHERNSETRLAPESLKKVHPLGKAPVLVDDSLVLCESGAIMEYLLDKTEDSSLRPDAGTPEYYQYQEWLHFAEGSLALPVIASLMMKMEQRTGDKPMDGYIAKEVNVDFSYIDATLAKQSYFAGNDFTAADIMMTVMLEIADNVGLLTAHGNIKAYLEKVQARAAYQAARSHG, from the coding sequence ATGTTAACTGTTCACCACTTAAACGAATCACGCTCGACAAGAGTACTTTGGCTTTTACATGAACTCGACATGCCTTATGACCTTGTTGAGCACGAGCGAAACTCTGAAACGCGCCTTGCGCCTGAAAGTCTTAAAAAGGTGCATCCGCTCGGAAAAGCCCCCGTGTTGGTCGATGACAGCCTAGTCTTATGTGAGTCTGGAGCCATCATGGAATATCTGCTAGATAAGACAGAAGACAGTAGTTTGCGACCAGATGCGGGGACACCTGAATACTATCAATATCAAGAATGGTTGCACTTTGCTGAGGGGTCATTGGCACTGCCGGTGATCGCATCTTTGATGATGAAGATGGAGCAGCGTACAGGCGATAAACCAATGGATGGTTACATTGCTAAAGAAGTCAATGTCGACTTTTCTTATATAGATGCCACACTCGCCAAGCAAAGCTATTTTGCAGGCAACGACTTTACCGCCGCCGATATTATGATGACGGTGATGCTAGAAATCGCAGACAACGTCGGCTTGCTCACAGCGCATGGCAATATCAAGGCCTATCTTGAAAAAGTGCAAGCTCGCGCCGCATATCAAGCCGCACGAAGCCACGGTTAG